From one Thalassospira lucentensis genomic stretch:
- the hutG gene encoding N-formylglutamate deformylase, with the protein MNPVEIQRGDGPIVLGLPHTGTYVPDDIAAKLNDRGRELADTDWHIHTLYDGLLDNVTTVRATFHRYVIDANRDPAGVSLYPGQNTTTLVPLTDFDGENIWDQAPDDDDIAFRAHHFHSAYHQALASELDRVREKHGVAILYDCHSIRSHIPFLFDGKLPDFNIGTNLGTTCDLVIEAATRDICAAAKDYTSILNGRFKGGWTTRHYGRLDINQHAIQMELAQSTYLQAEAAPWAYDESRAAKLRTHLTSILEKLAELAPTLRGKS; encoded by the coding sequence ATGAATCCTGTGGAAATACAACGCGGCGATGGCCCCATCGTTCTGGGATTACCCCATACGGGGACCTATGTTCCAGACGACATTGCCGCAAAACTGAATGATCGCGGGCGCGAACTTGCCGATACGGATTGGCATATCCATACGCTTTATGACGGGCTTCTGGATAATGTCACGACGGTTCGGGCAACGTTCCACCGTTACGTGATCGATGCCAATCGTGACCCGGCAGGGGTCAGTCTGTATCCCGGTCAGAACACCACGACCTTGGTGCCGTTAACCGATTTTGATGGTGAAAACATCTGGGATCAGGCCCCTGACGACGATGATATCGCGTTTCGGGCGCATCATTTTCACAGCGCCTATCATCAGGCATTGGCAAGCGAGCTTGACCGGGTGCGTGAAAAGCACGGGGTTGCGATCCTGTATGATTGCCATTCGATCCGGTCACATATCCCGTTCCTGTTTGACGGGAAGCTTCCCGATTTCAATATCGGCACCAATCTGGGTACGACCTGCGATCTGGTGATCGAGGCGGCAACGCGTGATATCTGTGCCGCGGCGAAGGATTACACCAGCATCCTCAATGGCCGTTTCAAAGGCGGCTGGACCACGCGCCATTACGGTCGCCTCGATATCAATCAGCACGCCATCCAGATGGAACTGGCGCAATCAACCTATCTTCAGGCCGAGGCAGCACCCTGGGCCTATGACGAAAGCCGTGCCGCAAAACTGCGCACGCATCTGACTTCCATTCTTGAAAAATTGGCCG